A part of Gossypium hirsutum isolate 1008001.06 chromosome A07, Gossypium_hirsutum_v2.1, whole genome shotgun sequence genomic DNA contains:
- the LOC107953131 gene encoding calmodulin-7, producing the protein MADQLTDDQISEFKEAFSLFDKDGDGCITTKELGTVMRSLGQNPTEAELQDMINEVDADGNGTIDFPEFLNLMARKMKDTDSEEELKEAFRVFDKDQNGFISAAELRHVMTNLGEKLTDEEVDEMIREADVDGDGQINYEEFVKVMMAK; encoded by the exons ATGGCCGATCAGCTCACCGATGATCAGATCTCTGAGTTCAAGGAGGCCTTTAGCCTATTCGACAAGGACGGCGATG GCTGCATTACTACCAAGGAGCTCGGGACTGTGATGCGATCACTTGGGCAGAACCCTACTGAGGCAGAACTTCAAGATATGATTAATGAAGTTGATGCTGATGGAAATGGGACCATCGATTTTCCTGAATTCCTTAACCTGATGGCGAGGAAGATGAAGGATACTGATTCTGAGGAGGAACTTAAAGAGGCTTTCAGGGTTTTTGACAAGGATCAGAATGGTTTCATATCAGCTGCTGAGCTGCGCCATGTCATGACAAATCTCGGTGAGAAGCTTACAGATGAGGAGGTTGATGAAATGATCCGTGAAGCCGATGTTGATGGTGACGGGCAGATCAACTATGAGGAGTTTGTTAAAGTCATGATGGCCAAGTAA
- the LOC121232212 gene encoding 5-methyltetrahydropteroyltriglutamate--homocysteine methyltransferase, with product MTQLSLLHSLSPFSSLSRFSITPPPRFSLPSFSIRAMTSHIVGYPRIGPKRELKFALESFWEGKSSAEELKQVAADLRFSIWKQMAEVGIKYIPSNTFSYYDHVLDTTAMLGAVPPRYGWNGGEIGFDVYFSMARGNASVPAMEMTKWFDTNYHYIVPELGPNVKFSYASHKAVEEYKEAKALGLDTVPVLIGPLSYLLLSKPAKGVDKSFSLLSLVEKIVPIYKEVVAELKAAGATWIQFDEPSLVLDLEALQLQTFTNAYSELESSFSGVNILIETYFADVPIQTYKALTSLKNVAGFGFDLVRGTRTLNFLKSGFPSDKYLFAGVVDGRNIWANDLAASLCILQVLEGIVGKDKVVVSTSCSLLHTAVDLVNETKLDKEIKSWLAFAAQKVVEVNALARALVGQKDQAFFASNATSHASRRSSPRVRNENVQRAVVALKDSDHRRATSISARLAAQQKKLNLPILPTTTIGSFPQTIGLRKVRREYKAKKITEYDYVNAMKEEISKVVRLQEELGIDVLVHGEPERNDMVEYFGEQLSGFAFTVNGWVQSYGSRCVKPPIIYGDVSRPRAMTVFWSSTAQSMTRRPMKGMLTGPVTILNWSFVRNDQNRHETCYQIALAIRDEVEDLERAGINIIQIDEAALREGLPLRKSEQPFYLEWAVQSFRITNCGVKNTTQIHTHMCYSNFNDIINAIINMDADVITIENSRSDEKLLSVFHEGVKYEAGIGPGVYDIHSPRIPSTEELADRINKMLAVLDNRVLWINPDCGLKTRKYSEVEPALRNMVAAAKLIRTQLASSN from the exons CCCCCTTCTCTTCTCTGTCTCGTTTCTCCATTACCCCTCCGCCACGCTTCTCCCTCCCTTCTTTCTCTATTAG AGCAATGACATCCCACATTGTCGGTTACCCTAGAATCGGACCCAAGAGGGAGTTAAAGTTTGCATTGGAATCTTTCTGGGAAGGTAAAAGCAGTGCCGAGGAATTGAAGCAGGTGGCAGCCGATCTCAGGTTCTCCATCTGGAAGCAAATGGCTGAGGTTGGAATCAAGTATATTCCTAGCAACACATTTTCATACTATGATCACGTTTTGGACACCACAGCAATGCTAGGTGCAGTCCCTCCTAGATATGGTTGGAATGGTGGCGAGATTGGTTTTGATGTTTATTTCTCAATGGCTAGGGGTAATGCCTCTGTGCCTGCTATGGAAATGACTAAGTGGTTCGATACCAATTA TCACTATATTGTCCCGGAATTGGGGCCCAATGTCAAGTTCTCCTATGCATCTCATAAGGCTGTTGAGGAATACAAGGAGGCCAAAGCT CTTGGACTTGACACTGTCCCTGTCCTTATAGGCCCTTTATCTTACTTATTGTTATCAAAACCAGCAAAGGGCGTGGATAAatccttctctcttctttctttaGTTGAGAAGATCGTTCCTATTTACAA GGAAGTTGTTGCTGAATTAAAGGCAGCTGGTGCAACGTGGATTCAGTTTGATGAACCCTCCCTTGTGTTGGATCTCGAGGCGCTTCAACTGCAAACTTTTACAAATGCTTACTCTGAGCTAGAATCATCGTTTTCTGGTGTGAATATTCTCATTGAAACTTACTTTGCCGATGTCCCCATCCAGACATACAAAGCACTTACTTCACTAAAGAATGTAGCTGGCTTTGGATTTGATTTAGTTCGTGGAACAAGAACACTTAACTTTTTAAAGAGTGGATTTCCTTCTGATAAATACTTGTTTGCTGGAGTGGTTGACGGAAGAAACATTTGGGCTAATGATCTTGCTGCTTCACTTTGTATACTGCAGGTTCTTGAGGGTATTGTTGGAAAAG ATAAAGTTGTGGTCTCTACATCATGCTCTCTTCTCCACACTGCAGTGGACCTTGTGAATGAAACAAAGTTGGACAAAGAAATCAAGTCCTGGCTTGCATTTGCTGCACAAAAAGTAGTTGAAGTAAATGCCTTGGCCAGGGCATTGGTTGGGCAGAAGGATCAG GCATTTTTTGCTTCCAATGCTACATCTCATGCTTCAAGAAGATCCTCTCCTAGAGTGAGAAATGAGAATGTGCAAAGGGCT GTTGTTGCCTTGAAGGACTCTGATCATCGTCGTGCCACAAGTATAAGTGCTAGACTGGCTGCTCAGCAGAAGAAGTTGAATTTACCAATTCTTCCTACCACCACTATTGGATCTTTCCCCCAAACCATAGGACTTAGAAAAGTGCGTCGTGAGTACAAGGCTAAAAA GATCACTGAATATGATTATGTCAATGCCATGAAGGAGGAAATTAGCAAAGTTGTCAGGCTCCAGGAAGAGCTTGGCATTGATGTTTTGGTGCATGGTGAACCAGAG AGAAATGACATGGTCGAGTACTTTGGTGAGCAATTATCCGGTTTTGCCTTCACTGTGAATGGTTGGGTTCAGTCATATGGATCCCGTTGTGTCAAGCCTCCTATTATTTATGGTGATGTGAGCCGCCCCAGAGCCATGACTGTCTTTTGGTCTTCAACAGCCCAGAGTATGACTAGACGACCTATGAAAGGAATGCTTACTGGCCCAGTTACGATTCTGAACTGGTCCTTTGTGAGAAACGACCAGAATAG GCATGAAACATGCTACCAGATTGCCTTAGCCATTAGGGATGAGGTCGAGGATCTTGAGAGAGCTGGCATTAATATTATCCAGATTGATGAAGCTGCATTAAGAGAAGGTTTACCTCTTAGGAAATCCGAGCAGCCTTTCTATCTGGAATGGGCCGTTCAATCCTTCCGGATTACTAACTGTGGCGTCAAAAACACTACTCAG ATTCACACCCACATGTGCTACTCAAACTTCAACGACATCATTAACGCGATTATAAATATGGATGCTGATGTGATCACCATCGAGAATTCAAGATCAGATGAAAAGCTTCTATCTGTCTTTCATGAGGGAGTCAAATATGAAGCTGGTATCGGTCCTGGTGTGTATGACATTCATTCTCCTAGGATCCCATCTACAGAAGAACTTGCCGATCGCATCAACAAGATGCTTGCAGTCCTCGATAACAGGGTTCTGTGGATCAACCCCGATTGCGGTCTCAAGACACGCAAATACTCTGAAGTTGAGCCTGCTCTTCGCAACATGGTAGCTGCTGCCAAGCTCATCCGTACCCAGTTGGCTAGTAGTAACTGA